In Stieleria varia, one genomic interval encodes:
- a CDS encoding replication-associated recombination protein A, protein MNQIPSLFDAQEKDFLSAAQPLAARMRPQNLSEYVGQQHILGPGKLLRRMIDARRLGSVILFGPPGTGKTTLAHLLATETGSEIRKLSAVTGGVKDVREVLAWAGDLVATGAPRPLLFIDEIHRFSKSQQDALLPDVEAGIVSLIGATTSNPYFAVNGALLSRSQIFQLNMLSQEEIRSLLDRCMSDHERGLGDCDVTVTADALDYLADACEGDARRALSALEIAVGSCQSSPPVVDKSAVAESLGKRLGGYDATGDDHYNLASALIKSIRGSDVDAAIYWLARMLEGGEDIRFLCRRLVILASEDIGNADPQALPLAVAAMQACEWIGLPECQLTLSQTVAYLALAPKSNAATTAIGAAVKDVQEKKLLPVPAHLRDAHYGGAKQLGHGDGYIYSHNENDGVATQDYLGDDRTYYHPVSRGFELELQQRLKTIKQKLRS, encoded by the coding sequence ATGAATCAAATTCCGTCGCTGTTCGATGCCCAAGAAAAGGATTTTCTCAGCGCCGCGCAGCCTCTAGCGGCTCGCATGCGTCCGCAGAATTTGAGTGAGTACGTCGGTCAGCAGCATATTTTAGGCCCAGGCAAACTGTTGCGGCGGATGATTGACGCTCGTCGACTCGGGTCCGTCATTCTCTTCGGTCCTCCCGGAACCGGAAAGACCACATTGGCGCACCTGCTGGCCACCGAGACCGGCAGCGAGATTCGCAAACTCAGCGCGGTGACGGGCGGGGTCAAAGACGTTCGCGAAGTGCTCGCTTGGGCAGGTGATTTGGTCGCCACCGGCGCACCGCGTCCGTTGTTGTTCATCGATGAGATTCACCGATTCAGCAAGAGCCAGCAAGATGCTTTGCTGCCCGATGTCGAGGCGGGCATTGTTTCTCTGATCGGCGCGACCACCAGCAATCCCTATTTCGCTGTCAACGGAGCGTTGCTCAGCCGCAGCCAGATCTTTCAACTCAACATGCTGTCACAGGAGGAAATTCGATCGCTGTTGGATCGCTGCATGTCAGACCATGAGCGTGGACTGGGTGATTGCGACGTCACCGTGACGGCAGACGCACTTGATTACTTGGCAGATGCTTGCGAAGGCGATGCCCGTCGAGCATTGTCGGCATTGGAAATCGCGGTGGGCAGCTGCCAATCGAGTCCGCCGGTGGTGGACAAGTCGGCGGTCGCCGAATCATTGGGCAAGCGACTGGGGGGATACGATGCGACGGGAGACGACCACTACAACTTGGCCAGCGCTCTGATCAAGAGCATCCGAGGCAGTGACGTCGACGCGGCCATCTATTGGTTGGCGAGAATGCTCGAGGGCGGCGAAGACATCCGATTCCTTTGTCGTCGGTTGGTCATCCTGGCCAGTGAAGACATCGGCAACGCGGATCCACAAGCCCTGCCGCTTGCCGTCGCTGCCATGCAAGCCTGTGAGTGGATCGGGTTGCCAGAATGTCAACTGACGCTTAGCCAAACGGTGGCCTATCTGGCACTTGCTCCCAAAAGCAATGCCGCGACCACCGCGATCGGTGCGGCGGTCAAGGACGTCCAAGAAAAGAAGCTCTTACCGGTCCCGGCTCATCTGCGAGACGCTCACTACGGCGGTGCGAAACAACTGGGGCACGGAGATGGCTACATTTATAGTCACAACGAAAACGACGGCGTGGCCACACAGGACTACTTGGGCGACGACCGCACGTATTACCATCCCGTCTCACGCGGTTTCGAACTTGAGCTCCAACAAAGACTCAAGACGATCAAGCAAAAACTTCGATCCTGA
- a CDS encoding DUF1499 domain-containing protein, with protein sequence MNMPAKRTAPRKMIWFIILASIGIPLALVVWRVDDWNRDWTTNHASLEDTAVRPELRPQIFTGAVADVADRIERWSEQQSHWDLVQRNDTEWETTLKMTRTTGLFRFVDDVTVQLRSAPESEGHVTMYATSQSRIGKGDLGQNPRNLAELVRGVNAM encoded by the coding sequence ATGAACATGCCCGCAAAAAGAACGGCTCCTCGAAAAATGATTTGGTTCATCATCTTAGCGTCCATCGGGATTCCGCTGGCCCTGGTGGTCTGGCGGGTGGACGACTGGAATCGCGATTGGACCACTAATCACGCGTCGTTGGAAGACACGGCAGTGCGTCCCGAGTTGCGTCCGCAAATATTTACGGGGGCGGTCGCCGATGTAGCTGACCGGATTGAACGCTGGAGCGAGCAACAATCCCACTGGGACTTGGTGCAGCGCAACGACACCGAATGGGAAACGACACTCAAAATGACTCGCACAACGGGACTATTTCGCTTCGTCGACGATGTCACGGTGCAGTTGCGTTCAGCACCGGAGTCAGAGGGGCATGTGACAATGTACGCGACAAGTCAGTCTCGGATCGGAAAAGGTGACTTGGGGCAAAACCCGAGAAATCTCGCCGAACTGGTGCGTGGCGTGAATGCCATGTGA
- a CDS encoding IS4 family transposase, with protein MLDPKSHATENEQQFCRAKTLLADLLQLPTIVKELEQQDASSAAKIYTQAPTLWLLVLQRLGGGLTLDQAVSDLIDNHKDLLPPNRRVTEGTLSKNNSAYNQARKKLPIKVVQDFSNRICDHLARKAQPAFLERRVFILDGTTITLPPTPALKKAFPPASNQYGESVWPVAMLMVANEMQTGCALMPQIDPMYGPNNSSETRQAEKVIDRLPENSIVKADSGFGVFSVAFHCQTRGKEFLLRLTKQRYKAYLKNATLVEEGPGYVTHHLIWKPSSKERRNHQNLPEDAACEVFIHQVELDNGQTLELVTNIEADALSVGELYRRRYDVEFDIRDLKVTMDTENIRAKSVDTMKKELMGSVIAYNLVSQLRKQAAKLINISPRRLSFSGAWQDFQSGLLRKELTTLEQWTLAYQKTLIDASTRKLPNRKTPRSYPRVAHTRRQKSTKFQRLERKIKSKASESPPD; from the coding sequence ATGCTCGATCCCAAATCACACGCCACTGAGAACGAACAGCAATTCTGTCGCGCAAAAACATTGCTCGCGGATTTGCTTCAGCTCCCTACGATCGTTAAAGAGCTTGAGCAACAAGACGCCAGTTCCGCTGCAAAGATTTACACACAAGCACCAACACTTTGGCTACTGGTGCTGCAACGTCTCGGGGGAGGCCTCACTCTTGATCAAGCCGTCAGTGATCTGATCGACAATCACAAAGACCTCCTGCCCCCTAACCGGCGAGTTACTGAAGGGACGCTTTCAAAAAACAATTCCGCTTACAACCAAGCGAGAAAAAAACTGCCGATTAAGGTTGTCCAAGACTTTTCCAATCGCATTTGCGATCACCTGGCACGCAAGGCCCAGCCAGCTTTTCTTGAGCGGCGTGTGTTCATCCTCGACGGAACGACGATCACACTGCCACCCACACCGGCGCTCAAGAAAGCATTTCCACCAGCATCCAACCAGTACGGTGAATCCGTTTGGCCCGTTGCGATGCTCATGGTCGCCAATGAAATGCAGACCGGTTGCGCGTTAATGCCACAGATCGATCCGATGTACGGCCCCAACAATTCCAGCGAAACCAGACAAGCCGAGAAAGTCATCGACCGACTTCCAGAGAATTCGATTGTCAAGGCCGATAGCGGTTTCGGCGTGTTCTCAGTGGCTTTTCATTGCCAAACGCGTGGGAAAGAGTTCTTACTGCGTCTGACCAAACAGCGATACAAGGCATACCTCAAGAACGCCACGCTGGTAGAGGAAGGGCCTGGCTACGTAACGCACCATTTGATCTGGAAGCCATCGAGCAAAGAACGCAGGAACCACCAGAATCTTCCTGAGGATGCAGCTTGTGAAGTCTTTATTCACCAAGTCGAATTGGACAACGGTCAAACGCTGGAGTTGGTCACCAACATCGAAGCGGACGCCTTGTCCGTGGGCGAGCTTTACCGTCGCCGCTACGATGTGGAATTCGACATCCGGGACCTGAAAGTCACGATGGACACCGAGAATATCCGTGCCAAGAGCGTGGACACGATGAAAAAGGAGCTGATGGGATCGGTGATCGCCTACAATCTGGTGTCCCAGTTGCGCAAGCAGGCCGCCAAGTTGATTAATATCTCGCCTCGACGACTGAGCTTCAGTGGCGCGTGGCAGGACTTTCAGAGTGGCCTGCTTCGCAAGGAATTAACGACACTGGAGCAATGGACGCTTGCGTACCAGAAGACGCTCATTGATGCCTCGACGAGAAAGCTTCCCAATCGCAAGACACCGCGGAGCTACCCTCGAGTCGCGCATACTCGCCGCCAAAAGAGCACCAAGTTCCAACGTTTGGAAAGAAAAATAAAATCCAAAGCCTCCGAATCACCACCCGATTGA
- the proB gene encoding glutamate 5-kinase — MTQTNSFSDSPPSRRDVIAQAKSIVVKVGTRVLTDSEGKLDRHRIALLSQQLCRIADTGRQTVMVSSGAVGAGMGKLGLEERPSGLAQLQAVAAVGQTDLIQAYETAISAQGRHAAQVLLTSSDLRRRSGYLHVRNALTQIHDFGAIAVVNENDSVAVAELMTTFGDNDRMAAQVAGLLSDCLLIILSDIDGLYTGPPTAPGSKLVPLVEHLDDSVFALAADSPSSAILDGPTSQAGALPKPKASSDTQAKNASPKRIMSKGGMTSKLKAAQLATSHGHNVIIGPGRKDDVLDQIMAGQSVGTLFLAPTKSIRGRRRWISASAPVAGALSVDAGAAKAVTVGGGSLLAIGIKAIEGRFSQGAVVSIRDPNGHEIARGLCNYPSDELAKILGSPSDQIGEILGHRPYESVVHRSNLVLS, encoded by the coding sequence GTGACCCAAACGAATTCCTTCTCTGACAGCCCACCCAGCCGGCGAGACGTGATCGCGCAGGCAAAATCGATTGTGGTCAAAGTCGGAACACGGGTTTTGACTGATTCGGAGGGCAAGCTGGACCGGCATCGTATCGCCCTGCTCAGCCAACAACTCTGTCGGATCGCCGATACCGGGCGTCAAACGGTGATGGTCAGCAGCGGAGCGGTGGGGGCCGGAATGGGAAAGCTGGGTTTGGAGGAGCGTCCCAGCGGCTTGGCTCAATTGCAAGCCGTCGCGGCGGTGGGGCAGACGGACCTGATCCAAGCCTACGAGACTGCGATCTCTGCTCAAGGACGTCACGCTGCTCAGGTCTTGCTGACCAGTTCCGACCTCAGACGACGGAGCGGATACCTGCACGTTCGTAACGCCCTGACACAAATCCACGATTTCGGTGCGATCGCAGTGGTCAATGAAAACGATTCGGTCGCCGTCGCAGAGCTGATGACGACCTTTGGTGACAACGACCGGATGGCGGCACAGGTAGCGGGATTATTGAGCGATTGCCTGTTGATCATCTTGTCCGACATCGATGGTCTCTACACCGGCCCACCTACCGCGCCGGGCAGCAAGCTGGTGCCGTTGGTCGAGCATTTGGACGATTCTGTCTTTGCTTTGGCCGCCGATTCCCCGTCATCCGCCATCCTGGATGGCCCAACGAGCCAAGCCGGTGCACTCCCAAAACCGAAAGCAAGCAGCGACACCCAAGCCAAGAATGCATCGCCCAAACGGATCATGAGCAAAGGCGGCATGACGAGTAAATTAAAGGCGGCCCAGTTGGCGACGTCGCACGGACACAACGTGATCATCGGTCCGGGACGAAAAGACGACGTTTTGGACCAAATCATGGCTGGGCAGTCCGTGGGGACCCTTTTCCTGGCACCCACCAAGTCGATCCGTGGACGACGTCGCTGGATCAGCGCGTCGGCGCCCGTCGCCGGGGCGCTCTCGGTCGACGCGGGGGCCGCAAAAGCCGTGACCGTGGGCGGTGGCAGCTTGCTGGCCATCGGTATCAAAGCGATCGAGGGGCGTTTTTCTCAAGGAGCCGTTGTCTCCATCCGAGATCCAAATGGTCACGAAATCGCCCGCGGGTTGTGCAATTACCCGTCCGATGAGCTGGCCAAAATCTTGGGGAGCCCCAGTGACCAGATCGGCGAGATTCTGGGCCACCGACCCTACGAGAGTGTTGTTCACCGCAGTAACCTGGTGCTCTCTTGA
- a CDS encoding amidophosphoribosyltransferase, translating to MSELHHECGVAAIYHLSGRGRSPMCGEEGPRQISRLLPRMLLDIQNRGQLAAGMTTLNTERPDLLRTRRDVGTVTEVFRLNHRAKAESLMKSLAGRAAIGHVRYATCGQDDRSYAQPFERKHIHKRKWFSFCFNGQLANYGVLKERLLADGDHHLSLDTDTEIILHEIGRILSEAPGRIEWIDVLRQVAAGFDGAYSLALLSAEGEMIVARDPLGIKPMCYVHEGPLFAAASESVALLNLGFESSQIKSLAPGHAIVIHPKKGLEILQFAKSPKPAHCFFEWIYFANVASTLDDRSVYLSRTRLGEELAKAEREMGRVPLDDPDTIIVPVPDTSKAAADAMAYELSIPCREGLIRNRYAGRTFIEGGRARKAKAATKYTPLREVMEGKRVILVEDSIVRSTTMNVLLDRIREVGGAKEIHVRVACPPIIAPCFYGIDMSTIDQLIAPKYFGVTGELTESSQQKLADDLGADTLSYLPVEAIARAIGLPAEHLCRACVTGEYPTDCGQHLYQIALDNRGSKQDSQRTYEQLAAALQK from the coding sequence ATGAGCGAATTGCATCATGAGTGCGGTGTCGCAGCCATTTATCACTTGTCGGGGCGTGGGCGTAGCCCCATGTGTGGCGAGGAGGGGCCGCGACAAATCTCTCGGTTGTTGCCCAGAATGCTGCTGGACATCCAAAACCGCGGGCAGCTCGCCGCCGGCATGACCACCCTGAACACGGAACGCCCGGACCTGCTACGGACCCGACGTGACGTCGGTACGGTCACGGAAGTCTTTCGGTTGAACCACCGAGCCAAAGCGGAATCGTTGATGAAGTCCTTGGCGGGACGGGCGGCCATCGGACACGTTCGCTACGCAACTTGCGGCCAAGACGACCGCAGCTACGCACAACCCTTTGAACGAAAGCACATTCACAAACGCAAGTGGTTTAGCTTTTGCTTCAACGGTCAGTTGGCCAATTACGGCGTGCTGAAAGAACGGTTGCTCGCTGACGGTGATCATCACCTGTCACTCGATACGGACACCGAAATCATCTTGCACGAGATCGGCCGCATCCTCAGCGAAGCGCCCGGTCGCATCGAGTGGATCGACGTGCTGCGTCAAGTCGCTGCGGGATTCGACGGCGCCTACTCGCTGGCGCTGCTGTCGGCCGAAGGAGAAATGATCGTCGCTCGCGATCCGCTGGGCATCAAGCCGATGTGCTACGTCCACGAGGGACCGCTGTTTGCCGCCGCCAGCGAAAGCGTTGCCCTGCTGAACTTGGGTTTCGAGTCCAGCCAAATCAAATCGTTGGCACCCGGACACGCCATCGTCATTCATCCCAAGAAAGGGCTTGAGATCCTGCAGTTCGCGAAATCCCCCAAGCCGGCGCACTGTTTCTTTGAATGGATCTATTTTGCCAACGTCGCCAGCACGCTAGACGACCGAAGCGTCTATCTGAGCCGAACTCGATTGGGCGAAGAATTGGCCAAGGCCGAGCGTGAAATGGGACGCGTGCCCCTGGATGACCCTGACACAATCATCGTGCCCGTTCCGGACACCAGCAAAGCCGCTGCAGACGCGATGGCCTACGAACTGTCGATTCCGTGTCGCGAAGGACTGATTCGCAATCGCTACGCCGGACGGACGTTCATCGAAGGCGGCCGGGCCAGAAAGGCCAAGGCGGCCACGAAGTACACGCCGCTGAGAGAAGTCATGGAGGGCAAACGGGTGATCTTGGTGGAAGATTCGATCGTCCGCAGCACAACGATGAACGTGCTGTTGGATCGGATCCGAGAAGTCGGCGGGGCCAAAGAAATCCACGTCCGCGTGGCCTGTCCGCCCATCATCGCGCCGTGTTTCTACGGCATCGATATGAGCACCATCGACCAACTGATCGCGCCCAAGTACTTCGGCGTGACAGGCGAACTGACCGAGAGCTCACAGCAGAAACTCGCCGACGACCTTGGCGCCGACACGCTCTCGTACCTGCCCGTCGAAGCAATCGCCCGCGCCATCGGGTTGCCCGCAGAACACCTCTGCCGAGCTTGCGTCACAGGCGAATATCCAACCGATTGCGGCCAGCACCTCTACCAAATCGCCCTGGATAACCGCGGTTCGAAACAGGACTCGCAACGAACCTACGAGCAACTCGCAGCTGCGCTACAGAAGTAA
- the rplI gene encoding 50S ribosomal protein L9 — translation MTKTRSGRKFKRPYKRLPTGENGGIQLLLIHNIEHLGKQGDIVEVKPGYALNYLLPHGMATIATDHHKRMVDKHREKLREMELEKLKSYQTLADELGKQSITIEANANDEGHLYGSVGPQEIVGALKEAGFSLANDQIRLDGPLKELGLYTVRVHLHSEVDASLKVWVVPTASDDVQG, via the coding sequence ATGACCAAAACCCGTAGCGGACGCAAGTTCAAACGACCTTACAAACGACTGCCCACCGGCGAAAATGGCGGGATCCAACTGCTGTTGATCCACAACATCGAACACCTTGGCAAGCAGGGCGACATTGTCGAAGTCAAGCCAGGTTACGCGCTCAACTACCTGCTGCCCCACGGCATGGCGACCATCGCCACCGACCACCACAAACGGATGGTCGACAAGCACCGTGAGAAGCTTCGTGAAATGGAGCTTGAGAAACTCAAGAGCTACCAAACGCTCGCCGACGAACTGGGCAAACAGTCGATCACGATCGAAGCCAACGCGAACGACGAAGGCCACTTGTACGGCAGCGTCGGTCCGCAAGAAATCGTTGGCGCGCTCAAGGAAGCCGGTTTCAGCCTGGCCAACGATCAGATCCGCCTGGACGGCCCGCTCAAGGAGCTCGGTCTGTATACCGTCCGCGTTCACCTGCACAGCGAAGTCGACGCAAGCCTCAAGGTTTGGGTGGTCCCCACCGCCTCGGACGACGTCCAGGGCTAG
- the ssb gene encoding single-stranded DNA-binding protein, which yields MASYNRVILVGNLTRDIELRYTAGGTAVTDVGMAVNDRRKTATGEWVDETTFVDVTLWGRTAEVASEYLSKGSPILVEGRLKLDTWESEGQKRSKLRVVCDRMQMLSSGRTREGAQTAEHGMHYDSSPMNEPDFSRPEPSRPEPSRPEPSRPARESAGAAEAQPTGGGAGYNDPEIPF from the coding sequence ATGGCCAGCTACAATCGCGTCATCTTGGTCGGTAACTTGACCCGAGACATCGAATTGCGGTATACCGCAGGCGGGACAGCCGTCACGGACGTCGGGATGGCGGTTAACGACCGCCGAAAAACAGCCACCGGAGAATGGGTCGACGAAACAACGTTTGTCGATGTCACCCTCTGGGGGCGAACCGCCGAAGTCGCCAGCGAATACCTCAGCAAGGGATCGCCGATCTTGGTGGAAGGCCGATTGAAATTGGATACCTGGGAATCGGAAGGCCAGAAACGAAGTAAACTGCGAGTCGTGTGCGACCGAATGCAAATGCTCAGCAGCGGACGAACCCGCGAGGGAGCCCAGACCGCCGAGCACGGCATGCACTACGATTCCTCCCCGATGAACGAACCCGACTTCTCCAGACCGGAACCCTCCAGACCAGAACCCTCCAGGCCAGAACCCTCCAGGCCAGCCCGGGAATCTGCAGGGGCGGCCGAAGCCCAGCCGACCGGCGGCGGAGCAGGATACAACGACCCCGAGATACCGTTCTGA
- the rpsF gene encoding 30S ribosomal protein S6 has translation MAINTYETLSILDSNHYARDPGGVAKQLDDIITNAGGTVLVNRLWMEQKLAYPIDGHQKGTYWLTYYEMEGDALTKVARALQLCEPVMRQMTLKLDARLVEPILANARGENIVPRTEIAEAAADTADDDAVEAVD, from the coding sequence GTGGCCATCAACACTTACGAAACCCTGAGCATCCTGGACAGCAACCACTACGCGCGTGATCCAGGTGGCGTCGCCAAGCAACTCGACGACATCATCACCAACGCCGGCGGAACCGTCCTCGTCAATCGACTGTGGATGGAACAAAAGCTTGCTTATCCGATCGATGGGCACCAGAAAGGCACCTACTGGCTGACCTACTACGAGATGGAAGGCGATGCGTTGACCAAAGTCGCCCGCGCCCTGCAGCTTTGCGAGCCAGTGATGCGTCAGATGACCTTGAAGCTCGATGCCCGTTTGGTGGAGCCGATCTTGGCAAACGCACGCGGCGAGAACATCGTCCCCCGCACCGAGATTGCAGAAGCGGCAGCGGACACTGCTGATGATGACGCCGTCGAGGCAGTTGACTGA
- the pth gene encoding aminoacyl-tRNA hydrolase: MKLIVGLGNPGKKYEDTRHNVGFIAVAKIAALLSASPSKVKFEGELAEASASGTKVCLLCPHTYMNASGQSVRKAVDFYKLEHDDILVLCDDLNLAPGRLRIRPRGSAGGQNGLKDIIRHLGDESFPRLRIGIGRPPDGWTVTDYVLGKFAKNEIETIESATTQAAYAAISWVNDGIGAAMNKFNASADTDEKKVNTKNKPVADKPSAAKPRIDAETGEQSPGPKNES, translated from the coding sequence ATGAAGCTGATCGTTGGGCTGGGTAATCCCGGAAAAAAATACGAGGACACCCGCCACAACGTCGGCTTTATCGCAGTGGCTAAAATAGCCGCTTTGCTGTCCGCGAGTCCTTCGAAAGTAAAGTTCGAAGGCGAGTTAGCAGAGGCATCCGCAAGCGGGACCAAGGTCTGTTTGCTGTGCCCACACACTTACATGAACGCCAGCGGCCAAAGTGTTCGAAAAGCCGTTGATTTTTACAAATTGGAACACGATGACATCCTGGTCTTGTGCGATGACCTCAATCTCGCACCGGGTCGGTTGCGCATCCGACCTCGCGGCAGTGCCGGGGGGCAAAACGGATTGAAAGACATCATTCGCCATCTGGGAGATGAATCGTTTCCCCGGTTGCGAATTGGGATTGGTCGTCCACCCGATGGCTGGACGGTGACCGATTACGTCCTTGGAAAATTCGCCAAGAATGAAATCGAAACGATAGAATCAGCGACCACTCAAGCCGCCTATGCTGCGATCAGCTGGGTGAATGATGGGATTGGTGCCGCGATGAACAAGTTCAACGCGTCTGCCGACACCGATGAAAAGAAAGTGAACACCAAGAACAAACCAGTGGCCGACAAACCATCGGCCGCGAAGCCCAGGATCGATGCGGAAACCGGCGAGCAATCGCCCGGCCCCAAAAACGAATCCTAA
- a CDS encoding 50S ribosomal protein L25: protein MAEVLQVEKRDLLGSANSRRLRNSGRVPAVLYGHKQDTEHLAISQADAESIVRHHAKIVELQGAVTETALVSSLQWDPLGIEILHVDLQRVDLSEKVEVKVPIRFRGEPVGARHGGIVVENVHEVEIRCSAVTIPEYVVLTVLDVDAGENRSAGDITLPEGVELLTPVETVVYTIEIPKGAKDAGTGEEGEAGE, encoded by the coding sequence ATGGCGGAAGTTCTGCAAGTAGAGAAACGCGATCTCTTGGGATCGGCAAACTCGCGACGCCTGCGTAATAGCGGCCGGGTGCCTGCTGTTTTGTACGGTCACAAACAAGATACCGAGCACTTGGCGATCTCACAGGCTGACGCCGAGTCGATCGTGCGTCACCACGCAAAGATTGTTGAATTGCAAGGTGCCGTCACCGAGACCGCACTGGTCAGCAGCCTGCAATGGGATCCCTTGGGAATCGAAATCCTGCACGTCGACCTGCAACGCGTTGACTTGAGCGAAAAGGTCGAAGTCAAAGTGCCGATTCGTTTCCGCGGCGAGCCCGTGGGTGCGCGACACGGCGGTATCGTGGTCGAAAACGTTCACGAAGTCGAAATCCGATGCTCGGCCGTTACCATTCCCGAGTACGTCGTCTTGACCGTGCTGGATGTCGATGCGGGTGAAAATCGCTCCGCTGGCGATATCACGCTGCCCGAAGGCGTTGAGTTATTGACCCCCGTGGAAACCGTCGTGTACACGATCGAAATTCCCAAGGGTGCCAAGGATGCAGGCACGGGTGAGGAAGGCGAAGCTGGGGAGTGA
- a CDS encoding MBL fold metallo-hydrolase produces MTFAPERSESADIGTAVLLGTGTSVGVPAIGCDCAVCQSNDPKNQRLRCAVLIRLPGGTVLIDTPPDLRTQLLRERVRLVHSVVYTHEHADHVFGLDDLRLFPFRLGAPIPLYCRPVVEEAIRRSYSYAFSDRQPTHPGATPKLEIRSIDESPFDVIGTKFIPIPMKHGPHFNVLGFRIGDFAYCTDTNEIPESSMEKLAGVQTLVVGALRYEPHPTHFNVEQAVEASRRVGATRTFLTHVSHELDYSATNEALPPGIELAYDGLNIPIRLSRTTF; encoded by the coding sequence GTGACCTTTGCCCCCGAACGATCCGAATCTGCCGACATCGGCACGGCCGTCCTGCTGGGGACCGGGACGAGCGTGGGGGTTCCGGCGATCGGGTGCGATTGCGCGGTCTGCCAAAGCAATGACCCCAAGAATCAACGGCTTCGCTGTGCGGTCCTGATCCGGCTGCCCGGCGGCACGGTACTGATCGACACGCCGCCGGATTTGAGGACTCAGTTGCTGCGTGAACGAGTCCGCTTGGTGCATTCGGTCGTCTATACCCACGAGCACGCGGATCACGTTTTTGGGCTCGATGACTTGCGACTGTTTCCTTTTCGGTTGGGGGCACCGATACCGCTTTACTGTCGCCCAGTCGTGGAAGAGGCGATTCGACGCTCGTATTCTTATGCGTTTTCGGATCGGCAGCCGACGCATCCCGGCGCAACGCCGAAACTGGAGATTCGTTCGATCGATGAGTCGCCGTTCGATGTAATCGGGACAAAGTTCATTCCGATTCCGATGAAGCATGGACCGCATTTCAATGTCTTGGGTTTTCGGATCGGTGACTTTGCCTACTGCACCGACACGAACGAAATCCCCGAGTCGTCCATGGAAAAGTTGGCCGGTGTGCAGACGCTGGTGGTAGGTGCATTGCGATATGAGCCGCACCCGACGCATTTCAATGTGGAGCAAGCCGTCGAGGCGTCGCGTCGAGTCGGCGCGACGCGGACCTTTCTGACGCATGTTTCGCACGAACTGGATTACTCCGCGACGAACGAAGCATTGCCCCCGGGAATCGAGCTGGCCTACGACGGGCTGAACATTCCGATTCGGCTGTCACGCACGACTTTCTAG
- a CDS encoding DUF485 domain-containing protein, producing the protein MHSASDSRQYNSRLGLILFAIYLSIYLGFVVLSAFASGVMEKRVLMGLNLAIVYGFALIIGAFVMAMIYGLMCRSEPIPSTKPISGVKPNPDVNAAGKTSTANEEAQS; encoded by the coding sequence ATGCACTCCGCTTCCGACTCGCGACAGTACAACTCCCGGCTGGGGTTGATTCTGTTTGCGATTTATCTATCGATTTACCTGGGTTTTGTCGTCCTCAGCGCCTTCGCATCGGGTGTGATGGAAAAGCGAGTCCTGATGGGCTTGAACCTGGCGATCGTGTACGGTTTCGCGTTGATCATTGGCGCGTTTGTGATGGCGATGATCTACGGGCTGATGTGCCGCAGCGAGCCGATCCCAAGCACCAAGCCGATCTCAGGCGTTAAGCCCAACCCTGACGTCAATGCGGCAGGAAAGACGAGCACCGCCAACGAGGAGGCTCAGTCATGA